In Oryza sativa Japonica Group chromosome 11, ASM3414082v1, the following are encoded in one genomic region:
- the LOC4350308 gene encoding protein CURLY FLAG LEAF 1, whose protein sequence is MEVQPELSLGPTLLGFGVGAGAGKSSSSSESDGSSDDGSRKRRKHFAWEEAVSHASLDLHLNDPLPMDWEQCLDLHSGRMYYLNRKTMRKSWVRPMEEHGGSNTLDLELNISTIPSTFHVGAGKASSGGAAAIAEDDARIAGGGGGVGSLGPMVAVPCVNCHLLVMLCKSSPACPNCKFVQPSVPAPAMPRTPPRRRLEATVKPLETLSLLH, encoded by the exons ATGGAGGTGCAGCCGGAGCTCTCCCTGGGGCCGACGTTGCTGGGCTTCGGCGTcggtgccggcgccggcaagagctcgtcgtcgtcggagtcggacggcagcagcgacgacggcagcaggaagaggaggaagcacTTCGCCTGGGAGGAGGCCGTGTCCCACGCGAGCCTGGACCTCCACCTCAACGACCCCCTCCCCATGGACTGGGAGCAGTGCCTTGACCTACAC TCTGGGAGGATGTACTACCTGAACAGGAAGACCATGAGGAAGAGCTGGGTGAGGCCCATGGAGGAGCACGGCGGCAGCAACACTCTGGACCTGGAGCTCAACATCTCCACGATCCCGTCCACCTTCCACGTCGGAGCCGGCAAGGCGAGCTCTGGCGGCGCCGCTGCCATCGCGGAGGACGATGCgaggatcgccggcggcggtggcggcgtagGCTCGTTGGGACCAATGGTGGCCGTCCCGTGCGTCAACTGCCACCTCCTCGTCATGCTCTGCAAGTCCTCGCCGGCGTGCCCCAACTGCAAGTTCGTGCAGCCGTcggtgccggcgccggccatgccgcggacgccgccgcgtcgccggctgGAGGCCACCGTCAAGCCGCTGGAGACGCTCAGCCTTCTGCACTAA